In Haloarcula sp. H-GB4, a single genomic region encodes these proteins:
- a CDS encoding FAD-binding oxidoreductase: MDLPRHLSQHDRAAQLPLVTENARVTLVEPMDRNRNNEVLAAVRDQIAPVGDRSWVAAARNGSTIRWSALLDRVRDAGASERRLAQIETLAERFDRPYPSLLRLRVKPDVDLDFAPGQDVTLRLRNTPRAYSLANSPSEDELEFCIRLVPGGKLTSRLFERVDVGEPVVVRGPNGDMVLDPPSSRDMVFLATGTGVAPFKSMIDYTLEQGRDVVDGEPRDIWLFLGCGWADDLPHRVHFRRLDAKYDHFHFVPTLTREPLLTDWDGATDYVQSVFVRHVARNALAGADLPARFDAVQEQPPQSGVDARIDPTNVELYACGISAMVSTLVRAARSVGVPDSEMQYEGFG, translated from the coding sequence ATGGACCTGCCCCGGCATCTCTCACAGCACGACCGGGCGGCACAGTTGCCGCTGGTCACCGAGAACGCACGGGTGACGCTCGTCGAACCGATGGATCGCAACCGTAACAACGAGGTGCTAGCGGCGGTCCGTGACCAGATCGCACCCGTTGGGGACCGGTCGTGGGTGGCGGCCGCCCGGAACGGGTCGACAATTCGGTGGTCGGCGTTGCTTGACCGCGTTCGTGACGCAGGGGCATCGGAACGGCGACTCGCGCAGATCGAGACACTGGCCGAGCGCTTCGACCGTCCCTATCCATCGCTGTTGCGACTGCGTGTCAAACCCGACGTGGACTTGGATTTTGCACCTGGCCAGGATGTCACGCTCAGGCTCCGGAACACGCCACGAGCGTACTCGCTGGCGAATTCCCCCAGTGAGGACGAACTAGAGTTCTGCATCCGACTGGTCCCCGGCGGGAAACTGACCAGCAGGCTGTTTGAACGCGTGGACGTGGGTGAGCCAGTCGTCGTTCGCGGGCCGAACGGCGACATGGTACTGGACCCGCCGTCAAGCCGTGACATGGTCTTCCTGGCGACGGGGACCGGCGTCGCACCGTTCAAGAGCATGATCGATTACACGCTCGAACAGGGGCGGGACGTGGTCGACGGCGAGCCCCGCGACATCTGGCTGTTCCTCGGCTGTGGTTGGGCGGACGACCTGCCTCACCGGGTCCACTTCCGGCGACTCGACGCCAAGTACGACCATTTCCACTTCGTCCCCACGCTTACGCGCGAACCGCTGCTAACCGACTGGGACGGCGCGACCGACTACGTCCAGTCGGTGTTCGTCAGACACGTGGCACGGAACGCGCTGGCCGGCGCGGACCTGCCGGCACGGTTCGACGCCGTCCAGGAACAGCCACCCCAGTCGGGCGTCGACGCCCGCATCGACCCGACGAACG